In a single window of the Thermodesulfobacteriota bacterium genome:
- a CDS encoding HPF/RaiA family ribosome-associated protein: protein MKITVTTRHIHDQKKSESLRQYILKRIKRINRYMNPDKDPSELRFVLSVEKFRNSVELILTSGNFKATSSVNSDAMHVAIDKSINSIIKQLKKQTDKKIKTKRRESKKIKPALSPDQPIENKDAGTIRIRKLSKKPMSVEEAFLQLNLSHFGFVAFTNSETGAMNILHKTKGGTIELITP, encoded by the coding sequence ATGAAAATCACAGTAACAACAAGACACATTCACGATCAAAAAAAATCTGAAAGTCTGAGACAATATATTCTGAAAAGGATTAAAAGAATTAACAGATACATGAATCCGGATAAAGATCCTTCAGAACTGAGATTTGTCCTGTCCGTAGAAAAATTCAGAAATTCTGTGGAACTGATTTTAACTAGCGGTAATTTTAAAGCCACTTCATCGGTCAATTCCGATGCTATGCATGTAGCTATTGACAAATCCATTAACTCAATAATTAAACAACTAAAAAAACAAACTGATAAAAAGATTAAGACAAAAAGGAGAGAAAGTAAAAAGATAAAACCTGCTCTCTCACCAGATCAGCCAATTGAAAACAAAGACGCTGGTACTATTCGGATTAGGAAGCTCTCCAAAAAACCGATGTCGGTTGAAGAAGCATTCTTGCAATTAAATTTGTCTCATTTTGGATTTGTTGCATTTACAAATAGCGAAACCGGAGCAATGAATATTCTGCATAAAACAAAAGGAGGAACCATAGAATTAATAACCCCATAG
- the leuC gene encoding 3-isopropylmalate dehydratase large subunit, whose product MAAKTLFDKIWKSHVVYEEEGQPTLLYIDLHLIHEVTSPQAFEGLRLSGRLIRRPDLTFATKDHNVPTSARTLPIDDPISKKQMDTLRENCKEYGIELFGLSINSHLQGIVHVIGPELGLTKPGMTIVCGDSHTSTHGAFGALAFGIGTSEVEHVLATQCLRQNRPNVFEVKVNGVRSNGVTAKDIILSIIGNIGTAGATGTVIEYRGEAIEALSMEERMTICNMSIEAGARAGMIAPDEKTFEYIEGRLYAPKGINFEEAVSEWKELKTDEGAVFDKSVTFDASNIAPQVSWGTNPGMVTDVVGIVPDPNSFPDPEMQKAAKSALEYMGLKPKTPIQEIVLDRVFIGSCTNSRIEDLTAAAKVVKGKRVASNIRAMVVPGSQMVKSEAEKLGLDRIFKEAGFEWRESGCSMCLGMNPDILAPGERCASTSNRNFEGRQGKGGRTHLVSPIMAAAAAIEGHFIDIRDWDLNRDL is encoded by the coding sequence ATGGCAGCAAAAACCTTATTCGATAAAATTTGGAAATCCCACGTCGTTTATGAGGAAGAGGGTCAACCAACTCTTCTCTACATTGATTTACACCTTATCCACGAGGTTACCTCACCACAAGCCTTCGAAGGCCTCCGCCTTTCGGGAAGATTGATAAGAAGGCCAGACCTGACATTCGCGACCAAAGACCATAATGTACCAACAAGCGCAAGAACCTTACCAATTGATGATCCTATATCGAAAAAGCAGATGGATACGCTAAGAGAAAATTGCAAAGAATATGGAATCGAATTATTTGGCCTGAGCATAAATAGTCATTTACAAGGGATCGTGCATGTAATTGGACCAGAGCTTGGACTCACAAAGCCGGGAATGACAATTGTTTGTGGTGACAGTCATACTTCAACTCATGGCGCTTTTGGAGCCCTGGCTTTTGGTATTGGCACGAGCGAAGTGGAACACGTCCTTGCAACTCAATGTCTTAGACAAAACCGACCCAATGTCTTTGAGGTCAAGGTAAACGGGGTTAGATCAAATGGCGTCACCGCTAAAGATATAATCCTGAGTATCATTGGGAACATAGGAACAGCGGGTGCAACTGGAACAGTTATTGAGTATAGAGGAGAGGCTATCGAGGCTCTATCAATGGAAGAACGGATGACAATTTGCAACATGTCAATAGAAGCTGGTGCACGAGCAGGGATGATAGCTCCAGATGAAAAAACCTTCGAGTACATTGAAGGAAGACTTTATGCTCCAAAAGGGATTAACTTTGAGGAAGCAGTTTCAGAATGGAAAGAACTGAAGACAGACGAAGGCGCAGTATTTGATAAGTCCGTTACATTCGACGCATCTAACATAGCTCCTCAAGTGAGTTGGGGGACTAATCCGGGAATGGTTACAGATGTAGTAGGAATTGTTCCTGACCCAAATTCTTTTCCCGATCCGGAAATGCAAAAGGCGGCCAAAAGCGCTCTGGAGTATATGGGGCTTAAGCCAAAGACACCAATTCAAGAAATTGTGTTAGATAGGGTGTTTATTGGTTCCTGCACAAATTCCAGAATTGAAGATTTAACCGCGGCAGCGAAAGTGGTAAAGGGCAAAAGAGTGGCCTCAAACATAAGGGCAATGGTGGTGCCGGGATCTCAGATGGTTAAATCCGAAGCCGAGAAGTTAGGTCTTGACAGGATCTTTAAAGAGGCGGGATTTGAATGGCGTGAATCTGGATGCAGTATGTGTCTAGGGATGAATCCTGATATACTCGCACCGGGAGAGAGATGTGCAAGTACCTCAAACAGAAATTTTGAAGGGCGTCAGGGAAAAGGTGGTAGAACCCATTTGGTAAGTCCGATAATGGCCGCTGCAGCGGCGATTGAGGGACATTTTATAGACATACGAGATTGGGACTTAAATAGAGATCTTTAA
- the eno gene encoding phosphopyruvate hydratase codes for MAKISFIHAREILDSRGNPTVEVEVRCDDGAFGRAAVPSGASTGVHEAIELRDQDNKRYSGKGVQGAIKNVNDVIATKLIGTDITAQVSIDRTMIDLDGTSNKSKLGANAILGVSLAVAKAAADSKGLPLFRSIGGSSANTLPVPLMNIINGGVHADNNLDIQEFMIVPLGFNSFSDAIRAGVEVFHNLKSLLKKKRYSTSVGDEGGFAPNLNSNVEAIECIAEAITKAGYKSGKEVYLALDIASSELYKKGNYTIENKKLTTDEVVDLYRNWINKYPIISIEDGMAEDDWTGWKILTKELGSKVQLVGDDIFVTNPTRLKKGIKEGIANSILIKVNQIGTLSETLEAMRIASNAGYTQIISHRSGETEDSTIADIAVATNAGQIKTGSASRSDRMAKYNQLLRIEEELGNEARFLGRSAFRV; via the coding sequence TTGGCAAAGATAAGTTTTATACATGCACGAGAGATACTTGATTCTAGAGGAAATCCGACCGTTGAGGTAGAGGTACGCTGTGATGACGGTGCCTTTGGAAGAGCTGCAGTCCCTTCTGGAGCATCGACCGGAGTGCATGAGGCAATTGAGCTCAGGGATCAAGACAATAAAAGATATTCGGGCAAAGGGGTTCAGGGGGCCATAAAAAACGTCAACGATGTTATTGCGACAAAGTTAATCGGTACCGACATAACCGCTCAGGTCTCCATTGATCGGACAATGATTGATCTGGATGGAACCTCAAATAAATCAAAGCTGGGAGCAAACGCTATTTTAGGGGTTTCTCTTGCCGTTGCAAAAGCTGCTGCAGATTCCAAAGGGCTACCTCTATTCCGTAGCATCGGAGGATCTTCAGCAAATACTCTCCCTGTCCCTCTCATGAATATTATAAATGGTGGAGTACATGCAGATAACAACCTCGATATACAGGAATTTATGATAGTTCCACTTGGATTTAACTCGTTCTCCGATGCGATTAGAGCGGGGGTTGAGGTCTTTCATAATTTAAAATCGCTTTTAAAGAAAAAGCGTTATTCCACTTCGGTAGGAGACGAAGGTGGATTTGCTCCAAACTTGAATTCCAATGTAGAAGCAATCGAATGTATAGCTGAAGCAATCACAAAGGCTGGATATAAATCGGGTAAAGAGGTTTATCTTGCGCTGGATATCGCATCCAGCGAACTCTACAAAAAAGGGAATTATACGATTGAAAATAAGAAATTGACTACAGATGAGGTAGTAGATTTATACAGAAATTGGATTAACAAATACCCAATCATATCAATTGAAGACGGAATGGCTGAGGACGATTGGACTGGGTGGAAAATTCTTACAAAAGAGCTCGGGAGTAAAGTACAGCTTGTAGGAGATGACATTTTTGTTACAAACCCTACGAGATTAAAGAAAGGAATTAAGGAAGGAATAGCAAATTCTATCCTTATCAAAGTTAATCAAATCGGAACACTTTCAGAAACTCTCGAAGCGATGAGAATCGCTTCAAATGCAGGTTACACCCAGATAATATCTCACCGTTCGGGCGAAACCGAGGACTCAACTATAGCCGATATTGCAGTCGCCACAAACGCTGGACAGATAAAAACCGGATCTGCCTCAAGAAGTGATCGAATGGCAAAATATAATCAGCTTTTGAGAATTGAGGAAGAACTGGGAAACGAGGCCAGGTTTTTGGGGAGATCTGCATTTAGGGTCTAA
- a CDS encoding DUF2905 domain-containing protein, which translates to MEIQSLGKIIMITGIFLVVLGSLILLSPKIPFIGRLPGDILIKRDSFTFFFPLASSIIISLIITIILNLILRKR; encoded by the coding sequence ATGGAAATTCAGTCTTTAGGGAAAATAATAATGATAACGGGGATATTCCTTGTGGTGTTAGGGTCGTTGATTTTATTATCCCCGAAGATCCCCTTCATTGGAAGGTTGCCTGGGGATATCCTTATCAAACGAGATAGCTTTACATTTTTCTTTCCTCTAGCTTCATCGATCATTATCAGTTTGATAATAACAATTATTTTGAATCTTATATTGAGAAAGAGGTAA
- the leuD gene encoding 3-isopropylmalate dehydratase small subunit, with protein sequence MEPLSIVSSTVVPLDKMNVDTDQIIPKQFLKRIERTGFGEFLFYDWRYSDDGSINPEFVLNRERYKGAKILLTRDNFGSGSSREHAPWALREYGFEVIIAPSFADIFYNNCFKNAILPITLHKSTVDELFSKVHSKNDYSLTVDLERQTITDDEGWVINFEIDTFKKRALLEGLDDIAHTLQHEERIVVYEQKMWHERKWAFPQIDT encoded by the coding sequence ATGGAACCGTTATCGATTGTTTCAAGTACAGTAGTTCCCCTAGACAAGATGAATGTGGATACTGATCAAATCATTCCTAAACAGTTTCTGAAGCGCATCGAGCGAACAGGTTTCGGCGAGTTCCTGTTTTATGACTGGAGATATAGTGATGATGGATCTATAAATCCAGAGTTTGTATTAAATAGGGAAAGGTATAAAGGAGCAAAGATACTCCTTACAAGAGATAACTTTGGAAGCGGGAGCTCTAGGGAACATGCTCCCTGGGCCCTTAGGGAATATGGATTCGAAGTTATTATCGCCCCCTCATTTGCCGATATTTTCTATAATAATTGCTTCAAAAATGCGATATTACCAATCACTCTTCATAAGAGCACAGTCGATGAGCTTTTTTCGAAAGTTCATTCTAAGAATGACTACTCACTAACGGTAGATTTAGAGCGACAAACCATAACCGATGATGAAGGATGGGTTATCAATTTTGAAATAGATACATTCAAAAAGAGGGCTTTACTGGAAGGACTAGATGATATTGCTCATACCTTACAACATGAGGAAAGGATCGTCGTTTATGAACAAAAGATGTGGCATGAGCGGAAATGGGCATTTCCGCAAATAGATACTTGA
- the rpoN gene encoding RNA polymerase factor sigma-54 translates to MSSIELKITPKLLQQQRLILTQDLQLFLKLIQMTTIELSEYLEEQLIENPALEEIQEISDKVETRSENPTDPRLEDTSPLPNINDEVPFTRDFSGDREDDYSWENSVSSTDSLIDYLKWQLGLSDLTAFERHIASIIIGNINEDGYLEAGLDEIVSMLANSIRESDRDLKSNSLIEDNDPEYSPAPAEFDMSMIEAVLKKIQSSFDPPGVCARDLKESLIIQLKELGYKDGGVETSIVNNHLDDIGKKRYDEIANNLGITEEDAKKAVDVISKLEPKPGRPFYSKDLEKYIVPDFYIYKVGDELQLQLNRDIPKVRVSHYYKNLINEGKLPSDVKKYIKEKLESAQRIIKCLEERDSAIRKVIARIVDYQKDFFEHGREYIKPLRLKDIAQHEDVNVHESTVSRITSRRYIYTPQGLIELKSLFSRKIETSVGDSISFERVKSILRDIIDNELPESPYSDEDISRILERKKIKLARRTISKYRKMLNIPPSHERTSMKG, encoded by the coding sequence ATGAGTTCAATTGAATTAAAAATTACTCCAAAGCTTCTCCAACAACAACGTCTCATTCTAACTCAAGACCTGCAGCTTTTCTTAAAGCTCATACAAATGACGACTATTGAACTTTCTGAGTATCTTGAAGAACAACTGATTGAAAATCCAGCATTGGAAGAGATCCAAGAAATAAGTGACAAGGTCGAAACCCGTTCAGAAAACCCGACAGATCCTAGACTCGAAGACACGAGCCCCTTACCAAATATAAATGATGAGGTACCTTTTACGAGAGATTTCAGCGGTGATAGAGAAGATGACTATTCCTGGGAAAACAGTGTCTCTTCGACTGACTCTCTTATAGACTATCTAAAATGGCAGCTTGGACTCTCAGATTTAACAGCTTTTGAAAGGCATATCGCATCTATTATAATCGGCAATATAAACGAAGATGGTTATCTTGAGGCAGGGTTAGATGAAATTGTTTCAATGTTGGCCAACTCGATTCGTGAATCGGATCGAGACTTAAAGTCTAATTCGTTGATTGAAGACAACGATCCAGAATATTCTCCGGCGCCAGCCGAATTCGATATGAGCATGATCGAGGCCGTACTAAAAAAAATTCAATCGTCGTTCGACCCTCCGGGTGTGTGTGCCAGAGACTTGAAAGAATCATTAATAATTCAATTGAAGGAACTGGGGTACAAAGATGGTGGAGTGGAAACAAGCATAGTAAATAATCACCTGGATGATATCGGTAAGAAGCGATATGACGAAATCGCTAACAACTTGGGTATTACAGAAGAAGATGCAAAGAAAGCCGTAGATGTTATCTCAAAGCTTGAGCCAAAACCGGGACGACCGTTTTACTCCAAGGATTTAGAGAAATACATAGTCCCCGATTTTTATATATATAAGGTCGGAGATGAACTGCAATTGCAGTTGAATAGAGACATCCCGAAAGTTAGGGTTAGCCATTACTATAAAAACCTTATAAATGAAGGCAAACTACCATCAGATGTAAAAAAATATATTAAAGAAAAGCTTGAGTCAGCTCAGAGAATAATAAAATGTCTAGAAGAACGGGATTCAGCGATCAGGAAAGTTATAGCCAGGATAGTCGACTATCAGAAGGATTTTTTCGAACACGGTCGGGAATACATAAAACCTTTAAGATTAAAAGATATAGCACAGCACGAGGATGTTAATGTACACGAATCAACAGTAAGTCGAATAACGAGTAGGAGATATATTTACACTCCACAAGGATTAATTGAACTTAAATCTCTATTTTCGAGGAAAATAGAAACTTCGGTCGGAGACAGCATCTCATTCGAGCGTGTAAAGTCGATTCTTAGAGATATCATTGATAATGAATTACCAGAAAGCCCGTATTCAGACGAGGATATTTCAAGGATACTTGAACGAAAAAAAATAAAGCTCGCTCGAAGGACAATCTCTAAGTATAGAAAGATGCTAAACATCCCACCTTCACATGAGAGAACATCAATGAAGGGATGA